The following coding sequences lie in one Fusarium poae strain DAOMC 252244 chromosome 1, whole genome shotgun sequence genomic window:
- a CDS encoding hypothetical protein (BUSCO:34774at5125), whose amino-acid sequence MARLILSTANVMLAGPSIIRKPGNARSNLELINSLRDNIAEAQRDYAIDSEVTNGFTNGNALNGNHTAVDLWTEQQGDALYVPRINWNAAGLREEPSQYEITVKFFVLAGMSDNAREQHVKQALDLVRRELGITTIDLLIVSFPGISFEGSCEWEADKTNAHQGNLEEELATWKVFESLHKQGLVKRLAVAEFGSEKLSAFIKRTTVRPVIDQINLRNCCDVPPPLKKLAEDEGVELHVHNDCTDILPHGTLRELLSHGPKGAGLLADTNNNGAGLTGELVPEWVVRYTAFVQDRGVIENKGYFAGAELVRS is encoded by the exons ATGGCAAGACTTATTCTATCCACGGC CAATGTTATGTTGGCAGGCCCCTCCATTATTCGCAAGCCCGGCAACGCCAGATCCAACCTTGAACTCATCAATTCTCTGCGAGACAACATCGCTGAAGCTCAGCGCGACTATGCGATCGATTCAGAAGTAACCAACGGCTTCACGAACGGCAATGCGCTCAACGGCAACCACACGGCTGTAGACCTATGGACCGAGCAGCAGGGTGATGCGCTATATGTTCCTCGCATTAATTGGAATGCCGCAGGCCTACGGGAAGAACCCAGCCAGTACGAGATCACTGTCAAGTTTTTTGTCCTCGCGGGCATGTCGGACAACGCTCGGGAGCAACACGTGAAGCAAGCTCTGGATCTGGTCCGGAGAGAACTCGGCATCACCACAATCGATTTACTGATTGTGTCCTTCCCCGGAATTTCGTTCGAGGGTAGCTGCGAATGGGAGGCAGACAAGACCAATGCTCACCAAGGAAACCTTGAGGAGGAGCTCGCAACTTGGAAAGTATTCGAGAGTCTGCATAAGCAGGGCCTCGTGAAGCGTCTGGCCGTGGCTGAATTCGGTAGCGAGAAACTCAGCGCCTTTATCAAGCGTACGACTGTCCGACCCGTTATTGACCAAATCAACCTGCGCAACTGCTGCGATGTCCCACCTCCGCTGAAGAAGCTCGCGGAAGACGAAGGCGTTGAACTACACGTCCACAACGATTGTACCGATATCCTTCCCCATGGCACTCTGCGAGAGCTCCTCAGTCACGGCCCGAAGGGTGCAGGCCTGCTTGCAGACACAAACAACAACGGCGCTGGCTTGACGGGAGAGCTtgttcctgaatgggtcgTGCGATACACAGCTTTCGTACAGGATCGAGGCGTCATAGAGAATAAGGGATATTTTGCAGGCGCAGAGCTGGTGAGATCATAG
- the BUD32 gene encoding serine/threonine-protein kinase bud32 (BUSCO:41298at5125), with translation MTTATATATADPAAQAHQFPLPKILEYPASTPPILITQGAEGRLYKSTYLLPEIPCALKYRPPKPWRHPVLDQRLTKHRILSEARILAKCRRDGVRVPAVYAVDEAAGWLMLEWISGGPVRKSINERLGNRTEGIENDADLKDLMHRIGTAIGNLHKVGIVHGDLTTSNMMLEPLANPQDDSPLHGELVIIDLGLASGSISDEDRAVDLYVLERAFGSTHPRAECVFSEVLDAYGQTFKQAKVVLKKLEDVRMRGRKRSMLG, from the coding sequence ATGACGACAGCCACGGCTACCGCGACCGCCGACCCCGCGGCGCAAGCGCACCAGTTTCCCCTCCCTAAAATCCTCGAGTACCCCGCGTCAACCCCGCCAATCCTCATCACACAAGGTGCCGAGGGTCGTCTCTACAAAAGCACTTATCTGTTGCCGGAAATTCCCTGCGCTCTAAAGTATCGGCCTCCCAAGCCCTGGCGACACCCAGTCCTTGATCAGCGCCTTACGAAACACCGCATCCTCTCAGAGGCTCGCATTCTTGCAAAGTGCCGCCGCGATGGTGTCCGCGTCCCAGCGGTCTACGCTGTAGATGAAGCTGCCGGCTGGCTGATGCTGGAATGGATCTCTGGAGGACCTGTTCGTAAGAGCATTAACGAGAGACTGGGAAATAGGACAGAGGGCATCGAGAACGATGCAGATTTGAAAGATCTCATGCACAGGATCGGTACCGCTATTGGTAACTTGCACAAAGTCGGCATTGTTCACGGCGACTTGACTACAAGCAACATGATGTTGGAGCCTTTAGCCAACCCGCAAGACGACAGTCCTTTGCACGGAGAGTTAGTCATCATTGATCTGGGTCTTGCGAGTGGAAGTATATCAGATGAGGACCGTGCGGTAGATCTCTATGTGTTGGAGAGAGCTTTTGGTAGTACACATCCTCGTGCGGAATGTGTATTCTCAGAGGTGCTCGATGCTTACGGTCAAACCTTTAAGCAAGCCAAGGTTGTACTTAAAAAGTTGGAAGACGTGCGGATGAGGGGTCGCAAACGAAGCATGCTCGGATGA
- a CDS encoding hypothetical protein (TransMembrane:1 (o6-26i)~BUSCO:52999at5125): MAEFNLLQWTIILILIAVVLSLIVLVQIISNYTAAYQAAPLEIATFVDTADFSVQENESYDRDVAKVQRLDDKIRLTRLLREIQKTGDDLREDINGMVLEEDTTKLKTGARLLWASKRARLEDRVRRLDMLRMRFLVVYMGVVASHTNTTNATIHEKPSSRAPPPPPLPTSRDLEKSPVFKTPTRPALPRGLSESIVNRPPLRRLTTQALINHPEPIPKPSRKGWAGVVHELQTSPKMQQRHASIERAMSKSYSRSP; encoded by the coding sequence ATGGCCGAGTTCAATCTACTCCAGTGGACCATCATCCTTATTCTGATCGCCGTTGTCCTGTCCCTCATTGTTCTTGTCCAGATCATCTCCAATTATACGGCCGCGTACCAAGCGGCGCCGCTCGAGATCGCAACCTTTGTTGATACTGCCGACTTTTCCGTCCAGGAGAACGAAAGCTATGATCGCGATGTCGCAAAAGTGCAGCGTCTTGATGACAAGATTCGCTTGACGCGCCTTCTAAGGGAGATCCAGAAGACGGGCGATGATCTGCGTGAGGACATCAATGGCAtggtgcttgaggaagaTACCACCAAGTTGAAGACTGGCGCCAGACTACTATGGGCATCGAAGCGAGCGAGGTTGGAGGATCGTGTTCGTAGGCTCGACATGCTACGCATGCGCTTTCTTGTCGTTTACATGGGCGTTGTCGCATCACACACGAACACTACAAACGCCACTATACATGAGAAGCCCTCTTCAAGagcgccaccaccaccgccccTCCCTACATCAAGAGATCTAGAAAAGTCACCTGTTTTCAAGACCCCTACACGGCCTGCTCTTCCCAGAGGCTTGTCGGAGAGTATCGTCAATCGTCCTCCATTGCGCAGGTTGACCACCCAAGCTCTAATTAATCATCCCGAGCCCATTCCCAAACCTAGTCGCAAGGGCTGGGCGGGAGTCGTCCACGAGCTGCAGACATCACCCAAGATGCAACAACGCCATGCCTCAATTGAGCGCGCCATGTCGAAATCATACTCACGGTCACCATGA